A single genomic interval of Helianthus annuus cultivar XRQ/B chromosome 6, HanXRQr2.0-SUNRISE, whole genome shotgun sequence harbors:
- the LOC110944077 gene encoding F-box protein CPR1 — MSDYLPLEIQEEIMKRLPVKSLIQFRSVSKPWMSLIDSPDFIKHYSGHQHLLVRYDRDYLYDEPEYVSFVDDDTFPRQKVSPTIPLLVSRLELSSIISSSHGLLCLFGYYDRDEMAVLWNVSLRKAVAIDVPNVAYQKYRTILGFGVCDETCDPKIVKIIYINSQRDIESTSDSIPWQVEVFTLSTRAWRSPYSSNLPRKSIEFRLEQVFVDQFLYWCATDRVTIDGGIQSYNVIISFDITSEKFREINLPDALAHHQPYKLSISKLKESLVVVQSCGEINDGVFRVWMMEDGVPKSFTKIFTVCTPGTKVLSVPEFRKSGEPIIQTVDDSCGAHEYVTSLSVCEPRSKLISDLGISGWLCSFSVYSYMETLLLLDQPDLTTNDI; from the coding sequence ATGTCTGATTACCTTCCACTCGAAATCCAAGAGGAAATAATGAAAAGGCTTCCTGTGAAATCGTTGATTCAATTCCGCTCGGTCTCCAAACCATGGATGTCTCTCATCGATAGCCCTGATTTTATTAAGCATTATAGCGGACACCAACATCTACTTGTAAGGTATGACCGTGATTATCTTTATGATGAGCCAGAATATGTTTCATTCGTTGACGATGATACTTTCCCGAGACAGAAAGTTTCTCCCACTATTCCCTTACTAGTTAGCAGGCTTGAGCTTTCTAGCATAATTAGCAGCTCTCATGGCTTATTGTGTTTGTTCGGTTATTATGATCGTGATGAAATGGCTGTTCTTTGGAATGTTTCACTTAGAAAAGCTGTTGCCATTGATGTGCCTAATGTTGCATATCAGAAATATAGAACAATTCTAGGTTTTGGGGTTTGTGATGAGACTTGTGATCCTAAGATCGTCAAGATTATATATATTAATAGTCAGAGGGATATTGAAAGTACATCCGATAGCATCCCTTGGCAAGTTGAGGTGTTTACATTAAGCACCAGGGCTTGGAGAAGTCCATATAGCAGCAATCTCCCACGTAAATCAATTGAATTTCGCTTGGAGCAGGTATTTGTTGATCAGTTTCTTTACTGGTGTGCTACTGATAGGGTTACTATAGATGGTGGAATTCAGTCTTACAATGTGATTATTTCATTTGATATAACAAGTGAAAAATTTAGAGAAATCAACCTCCCGGATGCTTTAGCACACCACCAACCTTATAAGTTGTCCATATCTAAACTAAAGGAGTCTCTTGTTGTGGTTCAAAGCTGTGGAGAGATCAATGATGGTGTTTTCCGTGTATGGATGATGGAGGATGGCGTTCCAAAATCGTTTACAAAGATATTCACTGTTTGCACACCAGGTACAAAAGTTCTATCAGTACCGGAATTTAGAAAGAGTGGTGAACCTATAATTCAAACTGTAGATGATTCTTGTGGCGCACATGAATATGTTACTTCACTTTCTGTTTGTGAACCCCGCTCAAAACTCATCAGTGATCTTGGTATTAGTGGATGGTTGTGTTCGTTTTCTGTGTATTCTTACATGGAAACATTACTTCTGCTTGATCAACCAGATCTTACAACTAATGACATTTGA
- the LOC110944076 gene encoding putative F-box protein At1g47790, with amino-acid sequence MSDNIPFEIQAEIMKKLPAKSLVQFRTVSKAWKSLIDSSQFIVEYSGRHTQEQHLLVWYSHKFEQKYVPIVDDHTFPEQKVSPTIPPPMNMLNYASIIGISHGLLCLYYNYQEGLGGPYSGTDIAFLWNLSIRKVVAVAVPNVGCGMYETVLGFGVCRETIEPKIVKVTHIKRFSDMESISCIPWQVEIFTSSTGAWRTPYSTNLPFNKSIEFNCFTVAVDGFMYLLVIERNTMDGVFSSGYPHIP; translated from the coding sequence ATGTCAGACAACATACCATTCGAAATCCAAGCGGAAATCATGAAAAAGCTTCCTGCGAAATCGTTGGTTCAATTCAGAACTGTCTCAAAAGCATGGAAATCTCTGATCGATAGCTCTCAGTTTATTGTTGAATATAGCGGTCGACACACACAGGAACAACATCTACTTGTATGGTATAGTCATAAATTTGAGCAAAAATATGTTCCAATTGTTGATGATCATACTTTCCCTGAACAAAAAGTTTCCCCCACCATTCCTCCACCGATGAACATGCTTAATTATGCTAGCATAATCGGCATCTCTCATGGCTTGTTGTGTTTATACTATAATTATCAAGAGGGCCTTGGTGGTCCCTACTCTGGAACAGACATAGCTTTTCTATGGAATCTTTCAATTAGAAaggttgttgctgttgctgtgcCTAATGTTGGATGTGGTATGTATGAAACAGTTCTAGGTTTTGGGGTTTGTCGTGAGACTATTGAGCCTAAGATTGTCAAGGTTACTCATATTAAAAGGTTTAGCGACATGGAAAGTATAAGTTGCATCCCTTGGCAAGTGGAGATTTTTACATCAAGCACAGGGGCTTGGAGAACTCCATATAGCACCAATCTCCCTTTTAATAAGTCAATTGAATTTAACTGTTTTACAGTAGCTGTAGATGGGTTTATGTATTTGCTTGTTATTGAAAGGAATACTATGGATGGTGTGTTCAGTTCTGGTTATCCACACATCCCCTAA
- the LOC110944079 gene encoding F-box protein At5g62510-like yields MSDNIPFEIQAEIMKKLPAKLLVQFRTVSKAWKSLIDTSQFIVEYSGRHTQEHLLVRYSHKFEQKYVSIVDDHTFPEQKVSPTIPPPVNMLNYASIIGISHGLLCLYYNYQEGLGGPYSITNMAFLWNLSIGKVVAVAVPNVGCGMYETVLGFGVCRETIEPKIVKVTHIKRFSDMESISCIPWQVEIFTLNTGAWRTPYSTNLPFNKSIEFNYFTVTVDGFIYWLVIERNTMDSVFSSCNLIISFDMTSEEFREVNLPDSIAHQFYINLSMSKRNESLVVLEFGGDPNQLVYYVWMMEDGVSNFFTKLFTIDFQTPDGFGCLVRGFRKTGEPIVESLQNQNDSNGQLAVYEPYSKSLNNLGINGMGCSCFVYPYMETLLLLDQPNFITFDKGKRYIQSEEVRHKAFEAYMQGTYIILFILFKAGSIWTPSAPIFTLFVP; encoded by the coding sequence TTCAATTCAGAACTGTCTCCAAAGCATGGAAGTCTCTGATCGATACCTCTCAATTTATTGTTGAGTATAGCGGTCGACACACACAGGAGCATCTACTTGTAAGGTATAGTCATAAATTTGagcaaaaatatgtttcaattgtTGATGATCATACTTTCCCTGAACAAAAAGTTTCCCCCACCATTCCTCCACCGGTGAACATGCTTAATTATGCTAGCATAATCGGCATCTCTCACGGCTTGTTGTGTTTATACTATAATTATCAAGAGGGCCTTGGTGGTCCCTACTCTATAACGAACATGGCTTTTCTTTGGAATCTTTCAATTGGAAaggttgttgctgttgctgtgcCTAATGTGGGATGTGGTATGTATGAAACAGTTCTAGGTTTTGGGGTTTGTCGTGAGACTATTGAGCCTAAGATTGTCAAGGTTACTCATATTAAAAGGTTTAGCGATATGGAAAGTATAAGTTGCATCCCTTGGCAAGTTGAGATTTTTACATTAAACACAGGGGCTTGGAGAACTCCATATAGCACCAATCTCCCTTTTAATAAGTCAATTGAATTTAACTATTTTACAGTAACTGTAGATGGGTTTATCTATTGGCTTGTTATTGAAAGAAATACCATGGATAGTGTGTTCAGTTCTTGTAATTTGATTATTTCATTCGATATGACaagtgaagagtttagagaagtAAACCTTCCCGATAGTATAGCCCACCAGTTTTATATTAATCTGTCTATGTCTAAACGAAACGAGTCCCTTGTTGTGCTGGAATTCGGTGGAGACCCGAATCAACTAGTTTACTATGTATGGATGATGGAGGATGGTGTTTCAAATTTTTTTACAAAGCTATTCACTATTGATTTTCAAACACCAGATGGATTCGGATGTTTAGTAAGGGGATTCAGGAAGACAGGTGAACCCATAGTTGAAAGCTTACAAAATCAGAATGACTCCAATGGACAACTTGCTGTTTATGAACCCTACTCAAAGTCCCTCAATAATCTTGGGATTAATGGAATGGGTTGTTCATGTTTTGTGTATCCCTACATGGAAACACTTCTTCTTCTTGATCAACCAAATTTTATTACTTTTGACAAAGGTAAACGCTACATTCAAAGTGAAGAGGTGAGACATAAGGCTTTTGAAGCATACATGCAAGGTACATATATTATCTTATTCATTTTGTTTAAGGCTGGATCTATTTGGACACCCTCTGCGCCTATTTTCACACTTTTTGtgccctag